The genome window CGAAACAGCCAATGCTGTACGCATCGACCGTTGTATTGCTAAAGTTTTAGGAGCAAGTTCACCGAAAATTATACTTATAAAAGTTATAAATACAAATGCAAGCACATGGCTTAGATTGATAATGAGGTGCGACGTTATTTCGAAGCCGCAAAGCTTAAATAAGTATAAAACAACATTGGTAAATACGCCTTCGCCTATTACACCCAGCGCTAAAGAGGCTATGGTGATCCCCAATTGTGTTGCAGCAAGGTAACCATCAAGGTTTCCCATAATACTGCGCGTAAGCTTTGCTATTTTGCTGCCGGATTTAGCTTTAAGCTCAATCTGCGAACCGCGAACTCTTACCATAGCAAATTCAGCAGCTACAAAAAAGCCGTTAAGCAACACCAGGAAAAAGGTAAGTAATATATATAAACCGTTTATGTCAGACTCGGGGCCCATATATTAATTATTGGTACACTGGAAAAGTAGACTTATACAATTCCAAACTCTCATTTATAACTTTATGCGCATACCGCACACCAAGTAAATGTTCAATGGTTACATTTTTATCTTCAAGCTTTTTGTAGTCTTTAAAAAAGCGGACGATCTCAGTCATTGCATGTGGCGGCAATTCAGCAAGGTCATTGATGTAATTTACCGACATATCATTCTTAGCTACCGCTATGATTTTATCATCCTGCTCGCCATTGTCAACCATGTGCATAACGCCAACTACCTTAGCTTCTATTATTGACATTGGGAAAACATCAATAGAGCAAAGGACAAGAATATCAAGCGGATCATGGTCATCACAATAGGTTTGAGGGATGAAACCATAATTTGCAGGATACATAACCGACGAAAACAAAACACGGTCGAGCTTTAATAGTCCAGACTCTTTATCAATTTCATATTTAGCCTTTGAACCTTTTGGAATTTCAATAATAGCGTTAACAATTTCAGGAACATTATCACCAGGTGAGAGCTGGTGCCATGGATGTAGTGTACTCATTTATTTATTTTATTTTAACTCTTTAACACGTCGCTTGTTGGTTACAACTTGTCTTATAAAAGTAATAACAAGCGGAATTGTTGTAATTATTATCAAACCAATAATAATATACTCCATATAATCCTTTATCTGCGGATACTTTCTTCCCAGGAAATACCCTGCTAAAGTAAAGGTACATACCCAGCCAAAGCTGCCGATAATGTTATAAAAAGTAAATTTTCGCAGGTCAACTTTAACAACACCTGCAAAGATAGGTGCAAAAGTTCTAATTATTGGGAAAAATCTACCTAAAACCAATGCCATACCTCCATATTTTAGGTAAAAGTCTTCGGCAAGCTTAACATAACGTTGTTTAAAAAAGATAGAATTGCTTTTACTGAACAGTTTGGGCCCAGCCCGGTAACCAAACCAGTAACCTGTATAATTACCTAAAACACCGGCTGCTATAAGCGATAAAACAAGTGTATAGATGGATACATTGAGCTTTCCGGCAGAGCATAACAGGCCAGACATGAACAGGAGATAGTCGCCCGGTAAAAAAAAACCAAAAAACAGGCCGGTTTCTGCAAATACAACAATAAGCAAAAAGTAAAAACCTAAGCTTATGATGGATTGAGCATCCGTTAAAGTTTGAAGATGATCCCAAAAATTGTCCATTTACTATATCGTAAAGTTACGAATATTAAACGACATTTGTAATTCGCATGTTACAAAGCTCCTTCTGAATACAGATTGTATTTCAGATCAGCAGTTGCTGATGAACTGTTCCGGAAGACACAAGTTGATCAAAAAAAAGATATCCATTGCGAAATAATGATTTCACAATGGATACAATTTTCTTTCGAACTATTTAAAACGGATTATAAACTCCCTTTTAACGGCTTAAATTAACTGTGAAACAAAGGCAGGATAAATACCGATAACGATGGTTACTATAGCAGAAAAACCAAGCACCAATTTATAGTAAACAGGGATATTAAGCTCAGTACGTTCGGCATCACGAAAATACATAGCCACAATTACCCTGAAGTAGTAGAAAATACTGATGATAGCATTTACAACTGCTAACACAACCAGCCAAACATGGTATTGACTTAACGCAGATGAGAACATATAGAACTTACCGATAAACCCTGCGGTCAACGGGATTCCCGCTAATGAAAGCATAGCTATCGTTAATACCAGAGCAAGAAATGGATTCTTTTTTGCAAGGCCATTAAAGCTCTCAAAGTTATCGCTGCCCGATTGTTGCCGCACCAATATCAACGCCCCAAATGCGATAATTGATGCAATTGAATAAGCTGTCGCATAAACCAACACAGAGCTTGCAGAGCTAGCGCCTAAACCTACTATAGCGAACAAAAGGTAACCTGCATGTGAAATACTGGAGAAGGCTAACATACGTTTAAAGCTTTGCTGATAAAGCGCCGTTATATTGCCTATAAACAATGTTACAATGGTGATTACGAGTAGTACCGGCACCCAAAAGTCTGACAGCGGTGCAAAGCATGAGGAGAACAGCCGCAAAAATGCAGCGAAGCCTGCTGTTTTTACTACGGTTGACATAAATGCGGTAATCAACGTTGGCGAGCCTTCGTAAACGTCTGGTGTCCAGAAATGAAAAGGCGCTGCGCCAACTTTAAAGCAAAGCCCGCAGATGATAAGCAGCACGCCGGTATAAAACATTGGTGTTATATCGTTAGCATGTGGATGATCTAACACCCAGTTACGGATAACCTCAAGACTAAATGAGCCTGACGCTCCATAAATAAGGGCTATCCCGAACAAGAGAATGCCTGTTGAAAAGGCGCCCATCAGGAAATATTTTAAAGCAGCTTCGTTTGATGCGAAATCACTCTTTTTGATACCTGCCAGGATGTATAAGCTTACCGACATGATTTCGATCCCGATAAACAACATAGTTAAGTTATAGAAAGAAACCATAACGATGATACCTGCAAGCGAGAAAAGAATAATAGCATAGTATTCGGCAACATGGCTGCTGATCCGCTCAAAATAACCCCTTGATAAAAATATAATCAGGATAGTTGATATAATGGTAAGAGCTGAAAATGCTATGGAAAAATTATCAAACAACATCATGTTGTGATAAATGGGCACAGCGCTGCTGTTCCATTGTGAAAACGCAAACCCCAAAGCAGCCAGCAAACCTGCTATAGCAACCGGCAACAGAGCTTTCTGAGCTTTGTACAGGCCTAAATACAAAAGCACTAACGGTAAAACTGATATGATAATTAAAGTACTCATTATTTTAGTTGCGGAAATTTAGGGTTCACTACATTAAACAAGTGGGTTACCGATGCCTCGGAGATATGAAGAAGCGGCTGCGGATAAACCCCCATAATTATAATTAAAGCGCAAATGATAGAAAGCACCAGCGTTTCTGAACCGCTTATGTCCGTAAACCTAGCAGTAAGCTCATTGGTTGGGCCGTACATCACCTTTTTGTACATGCGCAGCATATAAACGGCGCCAAATATCATAGTTAAGCCGGCGGCGCTAACCATCCAGATGTTCCATTGGAAAACGCTGCTGAGTAATAAAAACTCGCCTACAAACCCGTTGGTTAATGGCAGGGCCACTGTACCAAGCACTATAATTAAAAACGCGATTGAAAATTTTGGTGCATTTTTTGCAATACCGCCTAAATCGCTGATGGTCCTGGTTCCTAAACGCCTGCTGATGATATCCCAGATAAAAAACATCCCGATAACGTTGATACCGTGACTCAGCATCTGGATCATAGCGCCCTGTAAGCCTTCTATCGTCCATACAAAGATACCTGCCGCTATAAGGCCAACGTGCGCTATTGATGAGTAAGCAACCAATCGCTTACCATCGTTTTGTTTAAATGCAATTATAGAGGCATAACCAATACCTATAACAGCTAACATAATACACATGCTTTGCCACTCAAAAAAGCCAAGGGGCGCATTTGGGATCATCCAGCGGATAACGCCGTAAATACCCATTTTAAGCATAATCCCTGACAGCAGCATGCTACCAGCTGATGGCGCCTCGGTATAAGTATCGGGTTGCCAGGTATGCAATGGAAACAAAGGCATTTTAATAGCGAAGGCAAGGAAGAATGCCCAGAACACATACACCTGCTGATGTGCATCGAGCCCTAATTTATAAAACTCAAAAATATCGTAGGTTTTTGCAGGTGTATGCAGGTAAAGGTAAATGATACCCAGCAGCATAAACAAAGAACCTGAAAAAGTGTAGATGAAAAATTTCAGTGTGATCCGAATGCGGTTTTCGCCGCCCCATAATGAACAGATAAAGTAAATAGGGATTAGCGCAGCTTCCCACCCTACATAAAATAAAAACCCGTCTAACGCAGTGAATACTACCAGCAAGCCGGCCTGCATAAATAAGATCAAAGCATAAAATGCACCGGCATTTTTATACTCATGTTTATAGGTTGATAAAATAATCAGGGGCACTAGTACGGTTGTCAATAACACCATCATCATGCTGATACCATCAATACCTGCCGTAAAGTAAATACCTAATTTAGGGATCCAGGGTAAATCAACACCAAACTGAACATTGGCGTTAGGTACGAAACCTGACAAGAAAAACAGCGCTATCGCCAGCTCGGCAACAGCAAAAGTTAACGCCGCATGTTTAGCTGCACCGTTTTTAAACAATAAAACAGCAAGGGCCGCAATTACCGGTAAAAAAATTAAAATACTAACCGTCATTTTATGTTGTAAACGCTAATCGTTCTTTATGCTTTAATTAAAATATACATTAATATAGAGATGATACCTGCTACCATCATAAATATGTAGAACCCAACATTACCAGTTTGCAGCAAACGCAAGCCTTTGCTGGCTTCAATTGATCCTTTACCTAAGCCATTAACAAAACCGTCAATCCCCATCTTGTCAACCACTTTATAGAAGAACACTGATAATGCATCAAGCGGCTTGCGAATGATAGCATCATATAACTCATCTATATAAAACTTGTGGTAAGAGATATCAACCAGCGCCGGGCGTTCCTCGGTATCCTTAACAGGCACGTGCGCATTTTTGATATATTTAACGTATGCATACAATATAGCCAGCAATGCTGCACCAACAGATATGCACATTAAGGTAATTTCTGTACTTTTTGATAATTCAGGCGTTACCAGCAGTAAGGTCGATTTTTGGAAAACCGGTGCCAGGAAATGTTCCAGCCAGTGATGTCCGCCCAATACTTCAGGAACGCCGATAAAGCCCCCAACGATCGAAAGTATCGCCAATATTACCAGCGGGATTGTCATTGATGATGGAGACTCATGTAAATGATGTTCCTGTTCATGCGTACCGCGAAACTTACCAAAAAAGGTAAGGTACATCATCCGGAACATATAAAAAGCAGTGAACATGGCAGTGATAACACCTATAATATACATAGGAGTGCTGTGCATAAAAGTATGAGCTAAAATTTCGTCTTTTGAAAAGAAACCTGCAAAAGGCGGGATTCCTGAAATAGCCAGCGTACCAATCATCATTGTGATGAAAGTAATTTTAAGCTTACCGCTTAAACCACCCATGTTACGCATATCCTGTTCACCGCTTACCGCGTGAATTACAGAACCTGCACCCAGGAATAACAAAGCTTTAAAAAATGCGTGCGTTAAAACGTGGAAGAACGCCCCGGTGTAAGCACCAACGCCTAAACCTAAAAACATATATCCCAACTGTGATACGGTTGAGTACGCAAGTACCTTTTTTATATCTGTTTGTGTTAACGCGATAAGTGCTGCTATAACTGCTGTTGTTAAGCCAACAACCGCTATAATGTGCATGGTAACCGGCGCAAGGGTAAACAAGATGTTAGAACGGGCTATCATGTAAACGCCGGCGGTAACCATTGTTGCAGCATGAATAAGCGCGGATACCGGTGTGGGGCCTGCCATCGCATCCGGCAACCAGGTAAATAACGGCAACTGTGCCGATTTACCTACCGCACCCACAAACAACAGGATGGTGATTATTGTATATGGAGCAGCAGCATATTCCTTAGTTC of Mucilaginibacter xinganensis contains these proteins:
- a CDS encoding inorganic diphosphatase codes for the protein MSTLHPWHQLSPGDNVPEIVNAIIEIPKGSKAKYEIDKESGLLKLDRVLFSSVMYPANYGFIPQTYCDDHDPLDILVLCSIDVFPMSIIEAKVVGVMHMVDNGEQDDKIIAVAKNDMSVNYINDLAELPPHAMTEIVRFFKDYKKLEDKNVTIEHLLGVRYAHKVINESLELYKSTFPVYQ
- a CDS encoding DedA family protein; the protein is MDNFWDHLQTLTDAQSIISLGFYFLLIVVFAETGLFFGFFLPGDYLLFMSGLLCSAGKLNVSIYTLVLSLIAAGVLGNYTGYWFGYRAGPKLFSKSNSIFFKQRYVKLAEDFYLKYGGMALVLGRFFPIIRTFAPIFAGVVKVDLRKFTFYNIIGSFGWVCTFTLAGYFLGRKYPQIKDYMEYIIIGLIIITTIPLVITFIRQVVTNKRRVKELK
- a CDS encoding NADH-quinone oxidoreductase subunit N, translating into MSTLIIISVLPLVLLYLGLYKAQKALLPVAIAGLLAALGFAFSQWNSSAVPIYHNMMLFDNFSIAFSALTIISTILIIFLSRGYFERISSHVAEYYAIILFSLAGIIVMVSFYNLTMLFIGIEIMSVSLYILAGIKKSDFASNEAALKYFLMGAFSTGILLFGIALIYGASGSFSLEVIRNWVLDHPHANDITPMFYTGVLLIICGLCFKVGAAPFHFWTPDVYEGSPTLITAFMSTVVKTAGFAAFLRLFSSCFAPLSDFWVPVLLVITIVTLFIGNITALYQQSFKRMLAFSSISHAGYLLFAIVGLGASSASSVLVYATAYSIASIIAFGALILVRQQSGSDNFESFNGLAKKNPFLALVLTIAMLSLAGIPLTAGFIGKFYMFSSALSQYHVWLVVLAVVNAIISIFYYFRVIVAMYFRDAERTELNIPVYYKLVLGFSAIVTIVIGIYPAFVSQLI
- a CDS encoding complex I subunit 4 family protein; translation: MTVSILIFLPVIAALAVLLFKNGAAKHAALTFAVAELAIALFFLSGFVPNANVQFGVDLPWIPKLGIYFTAGIDGISMMMVLLTTVLVPLIILSTYKHEYKNAGAFYALILFMQAGLLVVFTALDGFLFYVGWEAALIPIYFICSLWGGENRIRITLKFFIYTFSGSLFMLLGIIYLYLHTPAKTYDIFEFYKLGLDAHQQVYVFWAFFLAFAIKMPLFPLHTWQPDTYTEAPSAGSMLLSGIMLKMGIYGVIRWMIPNAPLGFFEWQSMCIMLAVIGIGYASIIAFKQNDGKRLVAYSSIAHVGLIAAGIFVWTIEGLQGAMIQMLSHGINVIGMFFIWDIISRRLGTRTISDLGGIAKNAPKFSIAFLIIVLGTVALPLTNGFVGEFLLLSSVFQWNIWMVSAAGLTMIFGAVYMLRMYKKVMYGPTNELTARFTDISGSETLVLSIICALIIIMGVYPQPLLHISEASVTHLFNVVNPKFPQLK
- the nuoL gene encoding NADH-quinone oxidoreductase subunit L — encoded protein: MDKYIWLIPVLPLAGFIINGIGRNTLPKAVIGFIGSLMVLLSFGLSVGLFLQVNATGKPINADIFNWFSAGNVKISFSFLVDQLSSLMLLIITGVGFLIHVYSAGYMKEDAGYGKFFAYLNLFIFFMLLLVMGSNYLIMFIGWEGVGLCSYLLIGFWYTNPDYADAAKKAFIMNRIGDLGFIIAIFIIMIIFGSANFADIFKLAGTKEYAAAPYTIITILLFVGAVGKSAQLPLFTWLPDAMAGPTPVSALIHAATMVTAGVYMIARSNILFTLAPVTMHIIAVVGLTTAVIAALIALTQTDIKKVLAYSTVSQLGYMFLGLGVGAYTGAFFHVLTHAFFKALLFLGAGSVIHAVSGEQDMRNMGGLSGKLKITFITMMIGTLAISGIPPFAGFFSKDEILAHTFMHSTPMYIIGVITAMFTAFYMFRMMYLTFFGKFRGTHEQEHHLHESPSSMTIPLVILAILSIVGGFIGVPEVLGGHHWLEHFLAPVFQKSTLLLVTPELSKSTEITLMCISVGAALLAILYAYVKYIKNAHVPVKDTEERPALVDISYHKFYIDELYDAIIRKPLDALSVFFYKVVDKMGIDGFVNGLGKGSIEASKGLRLLQTGNVGFYIFMMVAGIISILMYILIKA